The Chroicocephalus ridibundus chromosome 27, bChrRid1.1, whole genome shotgun sequence genome has a segment encoding these proteins:
- the LOC134507759 gene encoding CD5 antigen-like isoform X2 yields the protein MGGLVGLGLCLAVPARLQGGRSRCAGRLELLFAGTWGSVCAEGWDPAAARVLCRQLACGRPRFVPAPCGSTAAGAPPVVLRQVQCTGQEPALEHCILQPGHPSPCPMDRVAAVECEDPFQLRLVGGPGRCAGRLEVNHAGQWGTVCDDGWSGTNAAVVCRELSCGAAGKVGDLPRGRPRFGPGAGRIWLDDVRCRGQEGTLRDCAHRMWGRHDCTHQEDVGVVCQDA from the exons ATGGGGGGGCTGGTTGGCCTTGGGCTGTGCCTCG CGGTGCCAGCCCGGTTGCAGGGTGGCCGTTCACGCTGTGCCGGGCGCCTGGAGCTCCTCTTTGCTGGCACCTGGGGCTCCGTCTGTGCCGAGGGCTGGGATCCGGCGGCTGCCCGGGTGCTGTGCCGCCAGCTGGCCTGCGGTCGCCCGCGGTTCGTCCCAGCGCCCTGCGGCTCCACGGCGGCCGGCGCTCCCCCGGTGGTGCTGCGGCAGGTGCAGTGCACTGGGCAGGAGCCGgccctggagcactgcatcctcCAACCGGGGCACCCgtctccctgccccatggatCGGGTGGCCGCTGTTGAGTGCGAGG ACCCCTTCCAGCTGCGGTTGGTGGGTGGCCCCGGGCGCTGCGCCGGGCGGTTGGAGGTGAACCACGCTGGGCAGTGGGGCACAGTCTGCGATGACGGCTGGAGCGGGACCAACGCGGCGGTGGTTTGCCGGGAGCTGAGCTGTGGGGCAGCGGGGAAAGTTGGCGACCTTCCCCGGGGACGGCCCCGCTTCGGCCCCGGTGCTGGGCGCATCTGGCTGGACGACGTCCGCTGCcggggtcaggaggggaccctGCGGGATTGCGCCCACCGCATGTGGGGACGCCACGACTGCACCCACCAGGAGGATGTCGGCGTGGTCTGCCAG GATGCCTGA
- the LOC134507759 gene encoding CD5 antigen-like isoform X1 yields MGGLVGLGLCLALCCSVVAGSAVPARLQGGRSRCAGRLELLFAGTWGSVCAEGWDPAAARVLCRQLACGRPRFVPAPCGSTAAGAPPVVLRQVQCTGQEPALEHCILQPGHPSPCPMDRVAAVECEDPFQLRLVGGPGRCAGRLEVNHAGQWGTVCDDGWSGTNAAVVCRELSCGAAGKVGDLPRGRPRFGPGAGRIWLDDVRCRGQEGTLRDCAHRMWGRHDCTHQEDVGVVCQDA; encoded by the exons ATGGGGGGGCTGGTTGGCCTTGGGCTGTGCCTCG ctctgtgctgcagcgTTGTGGCCGGATCTG CGGTGCCAGCCCGGTTGCAGGGTGGCCGTTCACGCTGTGCCGGGCGCCTGGAGCTCCTCTTTGCTGGCACCTGGGGCTCCGTCTGTGCCGAGGGCTGGGATCCGGCGGCTGCCCGGGTGCTGTGCCGCCAGCTGGCCTGCGGTCGCCCGCGGTTCGTCCCAGCGCCCTGCGGCTCCACGGCGGCCGGCGCTCCCCCGGTGGTGCTGCGGCAGGTGCAGTGCACTGGGCAGGAGCCGgccctggagcactgcatcctcCAACCGGGGCACCCgtctccctgccccatggatCGGGTGGCCGCTGTTGAGTGCGAGG ACCCCTTCCAGCTGCGGTTGGTGGGTGGCCCCGGGCGCTGCGCCGGGCGGTTGGAGGTGAACCACGCTGGGCAGTGGGGCACAGTCTGCGATGACGGCTGGAGCGGGACCAACGCGGCGGTGGTTTGCCGGGAGCTGAGCTGTGGGGCAGCGGGGAAAGTTGGCGACCTTCCCCGGGGACGGCCCCGCTTCGGCCCCGGTGCTGGGCGCATCTGGCTGGACGACGTCCGCTGCcggggtcaggaggggaccctGCGGGATTGCGCCCACCGCATGTGGGGACGCCACGACTGCACCCACCAGGAGGATGTCGGCGTGGTCTGCCAG GATGCCTGA